Proteins encoded within one genomic window of Prochlorococcus marinus str. MIT 9515:
- a CDS encoding DUF938 domain-containing protein yields MYKGTFLIKDNRLFFPATNRNRKCIGDLLSTIPLKGGSILEIGSGSGEHAVVFQKRFPEILWQSSDPLLIHRNSIAAWIDYEGLNFKMPQPIDINVENIPWIIPSKVKESLHIIISINMIHIACWNCTKSLFRESSKLLKNGQFLILYGPFKIGNKHTSQSNNLFDKSLKMQNKLWGIRNLEEVSNEAIKNSFVQEKLCQMPANNFSVIYRKVSK; encoded by the coding sequence TTGTATAAAGGGACTTTTTTGATTAAAGATAATAGACTTTTTTTTCCTGCCACTAATCGTAATAGAAAGTGTATAGGAGATTTATTATCAACAATTCCGCTTAAAGGAGGATCAATCTTAGAAATTGGTAGTGGTAGTGGGGAACACGCTGTTGTATTTCAAAAACGCTTCCCGGAAATACTATGGCAATCAAGTGATCCTCTTCTTATTCATAGAAATAGTATCGCTGCCTGGATTGATTATGAAGGACTAAATTTTAAAATGCCTCAACCTATAGACATAAATGTTGAGAACATTCCTTGGATAATTCCCTCGAAGGTAAAAGAATCCCTTCATATTATTATATCTATAAATATGATTCATATAGCATGCTGGAATTGCACAAAATCATTATTTAGGGAGTCTAGTAAATTATTAAAAAATGGACAATTTTTAATATTGTACGGGCCTTTTAAAATTGGTAATAAGCACACAAGTCAAAGTAATAATTTATTTGATAAATCATTAAAAATGCAAAATAAGTTATGGGGTATCCGAAATCTTGAAGAAGTAAGCAATGAAGCCATCAAAAATAGTTTCGTTCAAGAAAAGTTATGTCAAATGCCAGCAAATAACTTTTCTGTAATTTATAGGAAAGTTTCTAAATAA
- a CDS encoding high light inducible protein: MTPEAERFNGWAAMLGFVAAVGAYVTTGQIIPGWF; this comes from the coding sequence ATGACTCCAGAAGCAGAACGTTTTAATGGTTGGGCAGCAATGTTAGGTTTTGTAGCAGCTGTTGGTGCATACGTAACAACTGGTCAAATCATACCAGGTTGGTTCTAA
- a CDS encoding high light inducible protein: MKNNDTKIVEKEKVVAERLNGRFAMLGFVALIGAYLTTGQIIPGFI, encoded by the coding sequence ATGAAGAACAACGACACTAAAATTGTTGAAAAAGAAAAGGTTGTAGCTGAAAGGCTAAATGGAAGATTTGCGATGTTGGGTTTTGTAGCCTTAATAGGAGCTTACCTGACAACTGGTCAAATTATTCCTGGATTTATTTAA